A window of the uncultured Cohaesibacter sp. genome harbors these coding sequences:
- the fabB gene encoding beta-ketoacyl-ACP synthase I codes for MKRVVISGLGIVSSLGNDADAVTASLRDAKSGISFSQDFADHGFRSQVWGAPDIDTSELVDRRAKRFLSKGGEWNHIAMSQAIADAGLEQDDITNERTGIIMGSGGPSTQTVVGAADITRNNGSPKRIGPFAVPKAMSSTASATLATWFKIHGVNYSISSACSTSAHCIGNAYELIQMGKQDIVFAGGHEDLDWTMSNLFDAMGAMSSKYNETPDSASRAFDVSRDGFVIAGGAGVLVVEELEHAKARGAKIYAEIVGYGATSDGYDMVAPSGEGAIRCMRQAMSTLDGKVDYINCHGTSTPVGDAAEMGAIKTVFGDDQPYIASTKSLSGHSLGAAGAQESIYSLLMMQAGFVGESAHITKIDPDFADMNIVRERIEKPIDVALSNSFGFGGTNATLIFQRYNG; via the coding sequence ATGAAACGTGTTGTCATTTCCGGCTTGGGTATCGTCTCTTCTCTTGGGAACGACGCTGACGCCGTCACCGCATCGCTCCGGGATGCCAAATCAGGTATCTCCTTTTCCCAGGACTTTGCGGATCATGGGTTCCGCAGCCAGGTCTGGGGCGCTCCGGATATCGACACCTCCGAGCTTGTTGACCGTCGCGCCAAGCGCTTTCTGTCCAAGGGTGGTGAGTGGAACCACATCGCCATGTCGCAGGCAATTGCCGATGCGGGCCTTGAACAGGACGATATCACCAACGAGCGCACCGGTATCATCATGGGTTCTGGCGGTCCGTCCACCCAGACTGTGGTTGGCGCTGCTGACATCACGCGCAACAACGGCTCGCCGAAACGCATCGGCCCGTTCGCCGTGCCCAAGGCCATGTCTTCAACCGCGTCTGCAACCCTTGCGACCTGGTTCAAGATCCATGGCGTGAACTACTCCATTTCCTCGGCCTGCTCCACGTCGGCCCATTGCATCGGCAACGCCTATGAGCTCATCCAGATGGGCAAACAGGACATCGTCTTTGCCGGTGGCCACGAGGATCTCGACTGGACCATGTCGAACCTGTTTGACGCCATGGGCGCCATGAGCTCGAAATACAATGAAACGCCGGACAGTGCCTCTCGTGCCTTTGATGTCAGCCGTGACGGCTTCGTCATTGCAGGCGGCGCAGGCGTACTGGTGGTCGAAGAGCTGGAACATGCCAAGGCTCGCGGTGCCAAGATCTACGCCGAAATCGTTGGTTACGGTGCCACCTCCGATGGCTACGACATGGTGGCTCCGAGTGGCGAAGGCGCGATCCGCTGCATGCGTCAGGCCATGTCCACGCTTGATGGCAAGGTTGACTATATCAACTGTCACGGCACCTCGACCCCGGTTGGCGATGCTGCCGAAATGGGCGCCATCAAAACAGTCTTCGGTGACGATCAGCCCTATATCGCTTCGACCAAATCTCTGTCTGGTCATTCGCTCGGCGCTGCCGGTGCGCAGGAATCGATCTATTCGCTTCTCATGATGCAGGCTGGCTTCGTCGGCGAGTCGGCGCATATCACCAAGATTGATCCAGACTTTGCTGACATGAACATCGTTCGTGAGCGTATTGAAAAGCCGATCGATGTGGCCCTGTCCAACTCTTTCGGCTTTGGTGGCACCAACGCAACGCTGATCTTCCAGCGTTACAACGGTTAG
- the fabA gene encoding 3-hydroxyacyl-[acyl-carrier-protein] dehydratase FabA, which produces MEQRQSSYTYEEILTCSRGEMFGPGNPQLPLPPMLMLDRITEISEEGGEFDKGFILAEYDINPERWFFDCHFQGDPVMPGCLGLDALWQMTGFYLGWLGLEGKGRAISVGEIKFSGMITPTIKTVQYGVNYKRVMKGRLNLGIGDGWVKADGETVFIAKDLRVGLFKDA; this is translated from the coding sequence ATGGAACAGCGCCAATCCAGCTACACCTATGAAGAAATTCTGACCTGCAGTCGCGGTGAGATGTTTGGGCCGGGAAACCCCCAGTTGCCCCTGCCGCCGATGCTGATGCTGGACCGGATTACTGAAATCTCCGAGGAAGGCGGCGAATTCGACAAGGGCTTCATCCTTGCTGAGTACGACATCAACCCCGAACGCTGGTTTTTCGATTGTCATTTTCAGGGCGATCCGGTGATGCCGGGCTGTCTTGGTCTCGATGCCCTCTGGCAGATGACCGGCTTCTATCTCGGCTGGCTCGGCCTCGAAGGCAAGGGTCGCGCCATTTCCGTCGGCGAGATCAAATTCTCCGGCATGATCACCCCGACCATCAAGACCGTGCAGTATGGTGTGAACTACAAGCGCGTCATGAAGGGCCGTCTCAATCTCGGTATTGGCGACGGTTGGGTGAAGGCGGACGGAGAGACCGTGTTTATTGCCAAGGACCTTCGTGTCGGGCTGTTCAAGGACGCCTGA
- a CDS encoding iron response transcriptional regulator IrrA — protein MKPETEKFDKRSARDLLVGAGLRPTRQRLSLAELLFAKGDRHVSAELLHEEAERVNVSVSLATVYNTLHQFTQAGLLREVAVEGTKTYFDTNVSDHYHFYMEEDGKVVDIPDSLRVSELPKVPEGMEITRVDVVVRLRRKRQN, from the coding sequence ATGAAGCCAGAGACGGAAAAATTCGACAAACGCTCCGCACGCGACCTGCTGGTTGGCGCCGGATTGCGTCCTACCCGTCAGAGATTGTCATTGGCCGAACTGTTGTTCGCCAAGGGCGACCGCCACGTTTCAGCCGAGCTTCTGCACGAGGAAGCCGAACGGGTCAATGTCTCCGTCTCGCTTGCGACCGTCTATAATACGCTGCACCAGTTCACTCAGGCCGGTCTCTTGCGCGAAGTCGCAGTGGAAGGTACGAAGACCTATTTTGACACCAATGTGTCCGATCACTACCATTTCTACATGGAAGAAGACGGCAAAGTGGTCGATATCCCGGATAGCCTGCGCGTGTCCGAATTGCCCAAGGTGCCCGAGGGCATGGAAATCACGCGTGTGGATGTTGTTGTCCGGTTGCGCCGCAAACGCCAGAACTGA
- a CDS encoding SH3 domain-containing protein, whose translation MKKKQILAKLMLVLALLTVMSLPSAAQTRVGPSGLKLPRFVSLKSDRVNVRAGPSTDHKVLWIFRRAGLPVEIIEESDNWRKIRDSEGEMGWVYHSLLSGRRTALISPWQRAGTIVPLLREPRENTPTTAKAQIGVQVDVNECANEWCDVGVQGYEGWIKSNLLWGVYPKEDIE comes from the coding sequence ATGAAGAAGAAACAGATCCTTGCGAAATTGATGCTGGTATTGGCCCTTCTGACGGTTATGTCCTTGCCGTCAGCCGCCCAGACAAGGGTTGGCCCGTCAGGCTTGAAGCTGCCACGCTTCGTGTCTCTCAAATCGGACCGGGTCAACGTCCGGGCTGGCCCGTCGACCGACCACAAGGTTCTCTGGATCTTCCGTCGCGCCGGGTTGCCGGTCGAGATCATCGAGGAATCTGACAACTGGCGCAAAATTCGTGACAGCGAAGGCGAGATGGGCTGGGTCTATCATTCGCTGCTGTCCGGTCGGCGCACCGCGCTGATCAGCCCTTGGCAGAGGGCAGGGACGATCGTTCCTCTGCTCCGGGAACCAAGGGAAAATACCCCCACGACGGCAAAGGCCCAGATCGGCGTTCAGGTGGATGTCAACGAATGTGCCAACGAATGGTGCGACGTCGGGGTTCAGGGCTATGAAGGCTGGATCAAGTCAAACCTGCTCTGGGGTGTCTACCCGAAGGAAGACATAGAATAG
- a CDS encoding D-glycerate dehydrogenase, producing the protein MAKTKPIVVVTRKLPDAVETRMRELFDTRLNEHDRPMSQAELVEAVKVADVLVPTVTDRIDSHVISQAGENFKLIANFGNGVDNIDVATANARNITVTNTPGVLTEDTADMTMALILAVPRRLADGMAVLKEKKGWTGWSPTWMLGNRIWGKRLGIIGMGRIGQAVARRAKAFGMQIHYHNRRRLPDSIEQELEATYWESLDQMLARMDVLSIHCPRTPATYHLLSARRLNLIRDDAYLVNTARGEVIDENALTRLLLNGEIAGAGLDVYEHEPAVNPKLIDCERVVLLPHMGSATKEGRADMGEKVIINIKTFMDGHRPPDRVLLSML; encoded by the coding sequence ATGGCGAAAACCAAGCCGATTGTCGTTGTAACCCGCAAGCTACCCGACGCTGTGGAAACCCGAATGCGGGAGCTGTTCGACACGCGCCTGAACGAGCATGACAGGCCGATGAGCCAGGCGGAGCTGGTCGAGGCGGTGAAGGTGGCCGATGTACTGGTGCCGACGGTGACCGATCGCATCGATTCCCATGTGATTTCGCAGGCAGGCGAGAATTTCAAGCTGATCGCCAACTTCGGCAACGGGGTCGACAATATCGATGTCGCAACGGCCAATGCCCGCAACATCACGGTGACCAATACCCCCGGCGTGCTGACCGAAGACACCGCCGACATGACCATGGCATTGATTCTGGCGGTTCCGCGCCGCCTCGCCGACGGAATGGCGGTGCTCAAGGAGAAGAAGGGATGGACCGGCTGGTCGCCCACCTGGATGCTTGGCAACCGGATCTGGGGCAAGCGGCTCGGGATCATCGGCATGGGCCGGATCGGTCAGGCGGTCGCCCGGCGGGCCAAGGCCTTTGGCATGCAGATCCACTATCACAATCGACGCCGACTGCCCGATTCCATCGAGCAGGAGCTCGAGGCAACCTATTGGGAAAGCCTCGACCAGATGCTGGCGCGGATGGATGTCCTCTCGATCCATTGCCCGCGCACACCGGCCACCTACCATCTGTTGTCGGCCCGCAGGCTGAACCTGATCCGCGATGATGCCTATCTGGTCAACACCGCGAGAGGCGAGGTGATTGACGAGAATGCCCTCACGCGCCTGTTGCTGAACGGCGAGATTGCGGGGGCCGGGCTCGATGTCTATGAGCACGAACCGGCGGTCAACCCCAAGCTCATCGACTGCGAGCGCGTAGTGCTGCTGCCGCACATGGGATCAGCGACCAAGGAAGGGCGCGCCGACATGGGCGAGAAGGTCATCATCAACATCAAGACCTTCATGGATGGTCATCGCCCGCCAGATCGGGTGCTGCTCTCCATGCTGTAG
- a CDS encoding molybdopterin-synthase adenylyltransferase MoeB, translating to MLDELELERYARHILLRDVGGMGQQKLKAARVLVIGAGGLGSPVLAYLAAAGVGTLGVIDDDVVSLSNLQRQIIHDTQSVDELKVLSAARSLERINPHIRVEMHQTRLDETNGAAIIARYDLVIDGSDNFDTRYGVADLCEEAGKPLITAAVGLFDGSITTLKPYESNEKGRANPRYRDLFPKKPEPGTIPSCAEAGVLGALTGVIGSMQAVEAIKEIVGLGEGLVGRLLLYDARSARFETIRYRRKAG from the coding sequence ATGCTCGATGAACTGGAACTCGAACGGTATGCACGTCATATCCTGTTGCGGGATGTTGGCGGAATGGGCCAGCAGAAACTGAAAGCCGCCCGCGTGCTTGTAATCGGAGCCGGTGGTCTCGGCTCGCCCGTGCTGGCCTATCTCGCCGCTGCCGGTGTCGGCACGCTCGGGGTCATCGATGATGACGTGGTGTCCCTGTCCAATCTGCAAAGGCAAATCATCCACGACACGCAAAGCGTCGACGAGCTAAAGGTTCTGAGTGCCGCCCGCAGCCTTGAGCGCATCAACCCTCATATCAGGGTCGAGATGCACCAGACGCGGCTTGACGAGACCAATGGTGCGGCGATCATCGCCCGCTATGATCTGGTGATCGACGGATCGGACAATTTCGATACCCGCTATGGCGTGGCGGACCTCTGCGAAGAAGCAGGCAAGCCTCTGATCACGGCGGCGGTCGGCCTGTTTGATGGCTCGATCACGACACTGAAACCCTATGAGAGCAATGAAAAGGGGCGTGCAAACCCGCGCTATCGCGATCTCTTCCCCAAGAAGCCCGAGCCGGGCACCATTCCCTCCTGCGCCGAAGCTGGCGTGCTGGGAGCGCTCACCGGCGTCATCGGCTCCATGCAGGCCGTCGAGGCCATCAAGGAGATTGTCGGTCTGGGCGAGGGACTTGTCGGACGGCTCCTGCTTTATGATGCCCGCTCCGCCCGCTTCGAGACGATCCGCTATCGCCGCAAGGCAGGCTGA
- a CDS encoding DUF2259 domain-containing protein, producing the protein MSNRPVIKCVISLVPDRVVRFGRSIRTGPMASAALTESEPIRQECMVMRAMKDRRPDFRGLLIAVALMMVMPIRLAMAGDAAEFRSHGFSNDQGGRYYAFEEFGVQDGSGFPYSNIYIVDLQTDQWVADTPVRVLIEQDNQPLLAARIKAFEEATPLMQHYNIATTGVLMAASPLNEHSPKDELVFNQTIHPMLSGQPDPYRLHLSNIDVQDLNNCGSPDGRVMGFALSMTKPNGTHVDLHDEGSAPKSRGCPERYHLIAVYSPDRHLGSHFGVALVGVFSRGFEGPDLRYIAVPFSF; encoded by the coding sequence ATGTCGAATCGACCTGTCATCAAATGCGTGATTTCGCTCGTCCCTGACCGGGTTGTCCGGTTTGGCCGCAGCATCCGCACAGGACCCATGGCTTCCGCGGCCTTAACCGAATCGGAGCCGATACGACAGGAGTGCATGGTGATGCGAGCCATGAAGGACCGACGCCCCGATTTCCGGGGATTGCTCATTGCGGTGGCCCTGATGATGGTAATGCCGATCAGGCTGGCCATGGCAGGCGATGCGGCAGAATTCCGCTCCCACGGCTTTTCCAACGATCAGGGCGGACGTTATTATGCCTTCGAGGAATTCGGCGTGCAGGACGGCTCCGGCTTTCCTTATTCCAATATCTATATTGTCGATCTTCAGACCGACCAGTGGGTTGCCGATACGCCTGTTCGCGTGCTGATCGAGCAGGACAATCAGCCACTGCTCGCCGCGCGCATCAAGGCTTTCGAGGAAGCCACGCCCCTGATGCAGCATTACAATATCGCCACCACGGGCGTTCTGATGGCTGCCTCTCCACTCAATGAACACAGCCCCAAGGATGAGCTGGTCTTCAATCAGACCATACATCCCATGCTGTCGGGCCAGCCCGATCCCTATCGTCTGCACTTGAGCAACATCGATGTTCAGGATCTCAACAATTGCGGCTCCCCGGACGGGCGCGTGATGGGCTTTGCCCTGTCCATGACCAAGCCGAATGGAACTCATGTCGATCTTCATGACGAGGGGAGCGCACCGAAGTCGCGCGGCTGCCCGGAGCGCTATCATCTGATCGCGGTCTACTCTCCCGACCGTCATCTGGGATCACATTTCGGCGTGGCGCTCGTGGGCGTCTTCAGCCGCGGCTTCGAAGGCCCTGATCTTCGCTACATCGCCGTACCCTTTTCCTTCTAG
- the cysK gene encoding cysteine synthase A, protein MTHTPIKTEGRGRIYDSIIDTIGNTPLVRFDKVAKEYGVKANLLGKLEFFNPLASVKDRIGVNMIQSMEAAGTIVPGKTTLIEPTSGNTGIALAFTAAAKGYRLILVMPETMSIERRKMFAFLGAELELTEGPKGMKGAIARAEELLGEIENSVIPQQFQNTANPEIHRSTTAEEIWNDTNGEVDALISGIGTGGTITGVGSVLKERKPSVRVVAVEPTDSPVLSGGNPGPHKIQGIGAGFVPGVLNTEVYDEVITVANEDAFSYSRALARIEGVPAGISSGAALAAAIEVGKRDDMAGKNIVIIIPSFAERYLSTALFDGI, encoded by the coding sequence ATGACACATACCCCGATCAAGACCGAAGGGCGCGGTCGTATCTACGATTCCATCATCGACACCATCGGTAACACGCCGCTGGTCCGCTTTGACAAGGTTGCCAAGGAATATGGCGTGAAGGCCAACCTCCTCGGCAAGCTCGAATTCTTCAACCCGCTTGCCAGCGTCAAGGACCGCATCGGGGTCAACATGATCCAGAGCATGGAAGCGGCAGGCACCATCGTCCCCGGCAAGACCACGCTCATCGAGCCGACCTCCGGCAACACCGGCATCGCACTTGCCTTCACGGCTGCCGCCAAAGGCTATCGTTTGATCCTCGTCATGCCAGAGACCATGTCCATCGAGCGGCGTAAGATGTTCGCTTTCCTTGGCGCGGAACTGGAACTGACCGAAGGCCCCAAAGGCATGAAGGGCGCCATCGCCCGCGCTGAAGAACTGCTCGGTGAGATCGAGAATTCCGTCATCCCGCAGCAGTTCCAGAACACTGCCAACCCGGAAATCCATCGCAGCACGACCGCAGAGGAAATCTGGAACGACACCAACGGTGAAGTCGATGCGCTCATCTCCGGCATCGGCACCGGCGGCACCATCACCGGCGTTGGCTCGGTTCTGAAGGAACGCAAGCCCTCCGTCCGTGTGGTCGCTGTGGAGCCGACAGACAGCCCGGTTCTCTCCGGTGGCAACCCCGGCCCGCACAAGATCCAGGGGATCGGTGCAGGCTTCGTGCCCGGCGTTCTGAACACCGAGGTCTATGATGAGGTGATCACCGTCGCCAACGAAGACGCCTTCTCCTATTCCCGCGCCCTCGCACGCATCGAAGGTGTTCCGGCGGGCATTTCCTCGGGCGCAGCCCTTGCGGCGGCGATTGAGGTGGGCAAGCGGGATGACATGGCTGGCAAGAATATTGTCATCATCATTCCAAGCTTTGCAGAGCGCTATCTTTCCACCGCTCTATTTGACGGCATCTGA
- the dut gene encoding dUTP diphosphatase yields MAKPRLSILPLDHFKGLNLPAYKSDEAAGLDIEAANPADEPVTLAAKGGRALLPTGFCMALERGFEAQIRPRSGLALKHGVTLLNTPGTIDSDYRGEVKIIMINHGDEDFVVERGMRIAQMVVAPVLHMKVKKVSELPKTERGEGGFGSTGKKG; encoded by the coding sequence ATGGCAAAACCGCGTCTCTCCATACTGCCCCTTGATCATTTCAAGGGCCTCAATCTGCCCGCCTACAAGAGCGATGAAGCCGCAGGGCTCGACATCGAGGCAGCCAACCCCGCCGATGAGCCGGTCACGCTTGCGGCAAAGGGGGGGCGCGCCCTCCTGCCAACCGGCTTCTGCATGGCGCTCGAGCGCGGTTTTGAAGCACAGATTCGGCCCCGATCCGGTTTGGCGCTCAAGCATGGCGTCACCCTGCTCAACACCCCCGGCACCATCGATTCGGATTACCGCGGCGAAGTGAAGATCATCATGATCAATCACGGTGACGAGGATTTCGTCGTTGAGCGCGGCATGCGGATCGCCCAGATGGTCGTCGCGCCCGTCCTGCACATGAAGGTCAAAAAGGTCTCCGAGCTGCCAAAAACCGAGCGCGGTGAAGGCGGCTTCGGCTCGACCGGCAAGAAGGGCTGA
- the coaBC gene encoding bifunctional phosphopantothenoylcysteine decarboxylase/phosphopantothenate--cysteine ligase CoaBC, whose amino-acid sequence MLANKRILLIISGGIAAFKAVDLVRLLMKQGASVKVILTESATHFVSPLTLSTLTGEPVVTTLFDLTRESEIGHIELSRDADLLVVAPATANLIAKMANGIADDLASTTLLATDKQVLVAPAMNVRMYLHPATQRNLDVLKGDGVEIIGPDHGMMACNEEGPGRMSEPEAILARIDSLLDGSNKPLAGKHVVITAGPTHEPIDPVRYIANRSSGKQGYALAEAARAAGARVTLVSGPVALDAPLGVDIVRVETAAEMHEAVAKALPADVAIMAAAVADWRVANQGTEKIKKKPDGSLPELTFAENPDIAKFVGTHPDKRPALVIGFAAETENLEQNAGAKLTKKGVDWIIANDVSPETGIMGGDHNTISIVRADGIETWADMPKSDVAKRLVDRIASVFDDIIEV is encoded by the coding sequence ATGCTCGCCAACAAACGAATCTTGCTGATCATCTCCGGCGGGATCGCGGCCTTCAAGGCGGTGGATCTGGTTCGCCTGCTGATGAAACAGGGCGCGAGCGTCAAGGTGATCCTGACCGAGTCCGCGACCCACTTCGTCTCGCCGCTCACCCTCTCCACCCTGACGGGTGAGCCGGTCGTGACCACTCTCTTCGATCTGACGCGCGAAAGCGAAATCGGCCATATCGAACTGTCCCGAGACGCAGATCTTCTGGTCGTCGCGCCTGCTACTGCCAACCTGATAGCCAAGATGGCCAACGGCATTGCCGACGATCTTGCCAGCACCACGCTTCTTGCCACGGACAAACAGGTGCTTGTCGCGCCTGCCATGAATGTGCGCATGTATCTCCACCCCGCTACCCAGCGCAATCTCGATGTCCTCAAGGGCGACGGTGTTGAGATCATTGGGCCCGATCACGGCATGATGGCCTGCAACGAGGAAGGGCCGGGCCGCATGAGCGAGCCGGAGGCCATTCTGGCAAGGATCGATAGCCTGCTCGATGGCAGCAATAAGCCGCTTGCGGGTAAACATGTCGTCATCACCGCCGGCCCAACCCATGAGCCGATTGATCCTGTGCGCTACATCGCCAACCGCTCGTCCGGCAAACAGGGCTATGCCCTCGCCGAGGCAGCCAGAGCCGCCGGTGCCCGTGTCACGCTGGTCTCTGGTCCGGTTGCGCTCGATGCCCCACTTGGGGTCGATATTGTCCGCGTCGAGACGGCGGCTGAGATGCATGAAGCCGTGGCCAAGGCGCTCCCCGCCGATGTTGCCATCATGGCAGCGGCGGTCGCCGATTGGCGCGTGGCCAATCAGGGCACCGAGAAAATCAAGAAAAAGCCCGATGGATCCCTGCCGGAACTGACCTTTGCGGAAAATCCCGACATCGCCAAATTTGTTGGCACCCATCCGGACAAGCGGCCTGCTCTGGTAATTGGGTTCGCTGCCGAAACGGAAAATCTCGAACAGAATGCCGGTGCAAAACTGACCAAAAAGGGCGTCGACTGGATCATTGCCAACGATGTGTCACCTGAGACGGGTATTATGGGCGGCGATCACAACACGATCAGCATCGTGCGTGCGGACGGGATCGAGACCTGGGCGGACATGCCCAAGTCTGATGTGGCGAAGCGGCTCGTTGACCGCATCGCGTCCGTGTTCGATGACATCATCGAAGTCTAG